In Methanococcus voltae, the sequence CCTCAACTGCGAGCTTTTTGGTTGTTTCAAAATCCAAGTCTCTTGCCCAGTAAGCCTCTAAATCTGCAATTGGGATGTATATCTCAGCACCTAACTTTTGGTAATAGATTAACTGGTCTACAACCATTTTATGACCCATATGCATTTTTCCGGAGGGCATCATACCGCTAACTACAGTAAACTTCTTCTTTTCTTTTATCGTATTCGCTATCTTGTCAAAATCTCTATGACCAAATATAATCCCTCGGGTCATAAATTGATGAGGCGCTTCTAATTTGCTTACTGCATCTTCTATACTCTTTATTCCAAAATTTTCCATTATATTTTTGTAATTTACATCATCTGAAACTTCCCAAGGGGTAATCATAATTTCACCAAATAATCCTAACATTATATTATATATTGTATGGTATTTAACCATTTATTAGTATTTTTAATATAAACTCTAAATATAAATATTTTTAAACAATTTCTTATAACTTATATTTAAAATATTGTAATTAATAGGCAAAATATGAAGAATTTGAAAAATATGAATAAAAAATAAAATAAAATATAATAAAATAATAAAACCAAAAATATAATAAAAATAATATATAATAAAAAATATTGTTTTAAATAACTTAATATTTAATTAATGTTTATATACAATATCTTCAGGTAATTTAGAAGCCATATCGTGATTTTCAGATAAACCTAAGGCTGCTACGGCACCAATAATCCCGCCATTTCCGGTAACTTCTATAATATCAATATTATTTCTCATTGCCACCATTTTAGCATCTTCTATTGAAACCATTTCTCTTTTTGCATTTAATGTATACAATCTCATACTTTTAGAAGGTGTTATCCCACAATAAACTGCTATTGAGGTTTTATTTGAGAGAGTCTTTTCTTTTAAGATTTTCTTGATTTCTTTTCCAACTTCATACTTGTATTTTGGATAAACTGCAAAGGTTAAAGCAATTGATACACAATTTTGCGTTTTATTGGGATTTCCGGGGAATAACTGGGTTATTGTATGGTCAAGGTAATATCCCATACCTTTTTGTTCGATTAACTGACCAACCTCGTTTGCCAATACCCAGGTAGCTCCTTCTTCTTTCGTATCGGTGTCGTCAATACCTACTGTCAATTTTTCCATCATAGGGGTAATTAAAACACCTTTACCTAATTTAGAGCCCCCTCCTTTTTCAATTATTTCAGTGGAAATAACATTCTCGGCATCTTTTCTTAACCCTACTCCCACACCTGCACCAGCTAATCCCGCATAGGTTATACTTACTTCGTCGCCATTTAAGGAAATACCTTCAATACCTGCTGCAGATAAGGAAGGAACTAAATCTAACTCGCCTTTACCCAATTTAAATACATAATGATGTTTATTACCATCTCTCCAAGCAGATAATATATTTGGTGATGTACGGCTGTATTGGTATATCATCCATTCAGAACCGCTTGGGCAGGGGTGCTCTTCAACTAATTCCACCAAATCAAGTTGTTCATCTACCATCGCAATTATTTTTTTGTACGAAATATTCATAATATCACCAATATATTTGTGTTTTCTAATTATGGGGACTTTTATTTGATATTGTTAAATTTTTAATGCTATTTGAAGTTATTGAATATTAATTTTATTCATTATAAAGTTATTCTTTAAGTTGTAATTGTGATTATATATCAATTTAATGATTATTATAATATTACTAAAACTATAAATAATATTACCCATTGTTGAGTTTTGAATAAATTTAAAAATAAAAATAATATATTATATCACGTTATATCCATTTACATTAATATATGTCAATTCATATCAATAAATTCATAAAGAAAATAAAATATAAATTAAAAATATAGATGTATTAATACTTAATTATTAATTAGGGGTCAAATACAAACTTATTTCTTGTTTTAAAAGCTCGAATATATCTTGGGTAGGGTATTGTAATATCTTCACATCAAGGTCTGTATTGCATAATGCATAATTTAAGACATTTAGCTCTAAATCTCGCTCTACCTTATGGAAATTCTCTTCTAAACCTCTTAATCTATTATACAAATCCCATCTTACTTCATCGTTTGTATTTACCTTTAAATCTTTTAATTTATTTACATTTTTTAATACTTCATCATAATTATAAAGTTTATGATTTCTATTTATTTTTTTTAGATATTCTTTTAAATCATCGACCATTTTTGAATAAATTTTCAATTCTTCATTAAAAACTTGAATTTGAGACATATTTATCGAACGTATGTCTAAATCATCCAATGTTTCCTCCAATATTTCTATTTCATTGTATAAGCTTATATATTTTTTAAAAATAGTCTTTAAATTTTCTGAATTCTCATATGCGGGGTCTTTCAACAAAATAAGTTCTGCAAGTTTTTTTAACTCTGAATTAAATTTAACCATATTGTCACATTTTTTAAATTGAATGAGTAATCGATTAAAATTATAAAATTATAAATTCATTTTTTTGTATATTTAAATTAGCCAAATTAATATTTTTTAAAAGTAGGTAGAAATTCTTATTAAAAGATATAGTATAATTTATAACTATAAAATATGATACTATTGATATTATAACACTATTAGTATATCGGTTATATTATTAATATTCTTATTATTTGTATTACCATTCTTATTATTTTGCATTTAATTCGGTATTTAAATAATAAAAAATAAAATTAAAAGATGTATTATTTAAACACGTGTCTTATACTCAATAAAATGCCACTTGTTGCTTTTTTCATTTCCGAAGCATTCATTAATGCCCTACCAACACCCAGATACTTATCTTCATAGTAAATTACAACCTCGTCATTTACTGAGATAATATCCTGTGCATCTTTAAAGCCTGGTGCAAACAAAGAGCCTTTTTTAGCTTTGAAATTCAATTCCACCCAGTTTTCTTTACCGAGAAGTTCGCCACCATTTACAGTTAATACGAAAAGTCCTTTTCTATCATTTAATGTACAAATTTGAACTTCCTTTCCATTTTGTTTTATAAAGAATTTTTTGTGCTTTCCTTTTACAACTACGTCGTTAGGTATAAAATTCTTACCAAACTGGAATTTTGCAAGCTCCTGATAATTGTGGATTACTTGCCCCCTTCTTGTAAATCTCAAAGGTTTTTCAGTATTATCCACATTATTATTATTATTATTATTATTATTTTCATTGGCGTTATTGTTAGTTTCTTCCGATTTTTCAGAGTTTTCTCTTTTAGAAATTGCATTTAATTTCTGTTCTTCACGCATTTTTATTTCTAAATCTTTCAAAATTGCTTTTAAATTCGAAATTGAATCATTTGTGGTAGGATTACCATTTATCGATGAAATTATAAACTCATCTTCGTCAGTTAAGATAGAATTCATTCTTTCCATATCTAAAATTTCTAAATAATGGTCTGGCAAATGGGCAATAACTTTTAAGCCTTTTTTAGTAGCTTCGTCATTTGAAAATTTATTTTTCGCATTTTTTAGATATTTTGCGAGATTTTCGTTTATAAATTCAACTTCATCTGCACTCCATTCACCAGTCACGGGAATATCGTACTTTACACTCAATTCTAAAGCTCTTGGCACTATTCCGTATGGCGAAGTTAATATTAACTCATCCACAGGTGTTTTTATCGAATTAATAGCTCCGATAAATTTTTGATGAGATTTAGATAATGAATAAGGTTTTTTTGAAGAACAAGGCAATAATACAATTAAATTACTAAATGGTGTGTAATTAACCGCTCTTTCGATGTATTTCTTTACTTCAGGTATTTTAACCTCATCCATTGTAACGATTAACTTATTTTCTGTGGATAAAGGTATATTTCTAAGGTCTGGCACATACCTTCTGTAGTTTGCCCTTAAATAAGGGTCTGAAATTGTAGTTTCTTCAACTAAATTCCTTAATTTTTGATTTTCAATACAGTATAGTGTTTCTTCAATCACTGCATCCATTATTTGCCGATTATGAAATTTTAGGGCACTTTCTTTATTATTTTCTTTATTATTATTATTATTATTATTATTATTGTTTGATAATTCGTTTTTTACGTTTGAAATTTTATATTGTCTATTTTTAGATAATTGATACCCCATTGCGGAATAATAATCCACAGCGCCGTAATCAAAGTAATCTACACCCATATAAACTAATAAAGGCACTTGTGCTGGCAAAACGTTTGGAACGTATATTCCTGCGTTTGGAGAAATTTTTTCACGTATTTTCGGTATTATATTGATTAACTCTTTTCGGGATATCATTTGTAAAATATCTACGATAATATATAATTCCTTATTTGGGTCGATATCATCCAAATTTTTAGAAATATCTTTTCCAAAATTTATTATTTCGATTTTATCGTTATTATTAATATTATTATTAATATTTAAATTCAAAATCGTATTTTTTAAAGATTCTGGACAATCAAAAGGAATTTTTAAAATATTATCTTTATTATCCGTATTATCTGTATTATTACTTTTTAAACTCGTTAAATAGTCTTCATCGATTATTTTAGGGGTTATACCCATTTTAATCTCACTTTCCGTTTTTTTCCCATCTTCAACTTCAATTGTTTCTTTACAAATTCTTCCTATGTCATACATCAGTGGCTCTAACATTTATTACACCATTATTTATTAATAAAAATATACTCATAATTTATAATATCATATAAATTCAATACTATAAATAATAATTTAATAATAATTTAATAATTATATTTTAATTATGTCCTAATTAGAATTAGTATATTATTAACGTTATTAACTATAACTATCTTTTAAGATAATTAAATTGGCGATATTATGGAAAACGAAAATTGCGAAAAAATTATTATAACAGTTGACGAATTAAAAAAAATGGTAAAGAATAATGAAGAAGACAAAATTAACGAAGTAGATATTATTACTTGTGGTACTTGCGGAGTAATGTCGGGCACAATGGCGATAATGCACGTACCGATGGATCAAAAATTTAGAAAAGCTGAAAAATTTACGTTAAACGGGATTAATTGCAATGTTGGTCCTTGTCCTAACGAATATTTGGGTAGTGTAGATATTACCGTCAATGGTACATCCCATACTGAGGATTATGGCGCAGGATTTTTATTTAAAGATTTAATTGCAGGAAAAGAAGTAATTGCCAAAGCTTATTGTGATAATAAAGTTTATGAAAAAGCCATTAATTTATCAGAAATACCGACTGCAAACCTTATCGGTACTAGAATGGCATTTAAAAACTATGTTGCACTAACAAACTTAGGAAAACCCGTTAATACAATATTCCACAGAATTCCATTGAAAAAAGGAGAAGCATCATTTTCAGGTTGTGGGGAATATAACCCACTTCAAAATATGAATACGGAGTATTCTAATTTGTTTGGTAAAAAAATACTATTAAATGGTTCTGAAGGTATTGTATTAGGTTATGGTACGAGATATGCTAAAGAAAAGCCTAATTTAATGATTAGTGCAGATATGCACACTATGGACGACTATTATATAGGTGGATTTCACACTTCTGCAGGTGCTGAAATCTACGATACTGTCGCAATTCCTGTTGAAATGAACGAAAAGAATAAAAAATATCTTATGACTATTGATGATGATATTATATTGCCATTAACTAACGTATTGGGTCGTGAACTGATAAAAGAAGCCACTTATGGCGAAGCTTGGAATAATGCAGACCTTAGACCAAAAGTTGATTTGACTAAATGTACTGAAAATAAATATAGAAACAGTGAAACTCCATTATCTAAGTTTTGTGAAGCAGTCGCATTATGCCCTACTAAAGCTCTTGAGAACGGTATACCTTCAAAAGATTGTTTTGGTTGCGGTATTTGTGCCAAAGTGTGTCATGAAGGCGTATATAGCATGAAGTTAAACTCTATTGGGGGAATTCCGATTACTTGTCGTCAATCAGACAGGGTAAGAGCTTTAAAACTTTCAAAAGAACTTAAAAAGAGAATTGAAAAAGGAGAATTTAAATTATAGATTTAAAAATCTATTTAATTATTTAATATTTTTTTATTATTATTTTAATTATATTTTTACATTATCTTCAATATTATTAAATTCAGGTTTATTTTCAAGTTTAGATTTATAATAAATACCTAAACATCTACTTAAATAAAATGAAGAAATTCCCACTAGTACTACGACTAAAAGCAACGTAATTACTATAAAAATTATGAATAATACCGGATTACCCACAAAAGCCATAGTAAAGAAATACATTATAATTACAGGTACGAATAATATACCTGCTATAACTACCATTGTTATCAATACGCCCAATAATTTCCAACTCATCATTTTAGATAATGTTTTAATCTCAAAAAATGCACCAAATCGTTCTTTAGTAGCATAATTCGATAAAGCAAGTACATAATACATCAAAAAGGTTATTCCCGCAGAGATTCCTAAACCTACCATTACCAGGAAACTTAATAAATTAGGTGATTGAATACCTGCACTATAACCAATTATACTAAAAATTGCACTTAAAAAACCTATTATCATAAGAATTAGAATAAATACTAACCACAATATAAAAGTAAATATAGCTAATGAAAATCCTTTAAATGCCAAATTTCCCCAATTTTCCCATTTTGGAAGTATGGAATCCCCTTCTACCGTTGTTTTGATTACAGTTACAAGATAACCTTTTGATATTAAAGCAGCTAAAATTGCAATAATATAATAAATTACCATAATAATTAAGAACAATAATACATTAACCATGCGTGAACTTAAACCTTGTGAGTCCATAATTCCAAGGAACCCTACAATAGATATCACCATTACAAAGACCACTGCTAAAATATCTGGAAAAAATGAAACAATTATATAAGTTAAAAACGCCTTACTATTACTTAATGAATATTTTAATGGATTTACGATATAATCATCACTAAAACTCAAATAAATCCCCTCAAAGTGTTTAAATAATTTA encodes:
- a CDS encoding DUF4013 domain-containing protein → MSFSDDYIVNPLKYSLSNSKAFLTYIIVSFFPDILAVVFVMVISIVGFLGIMDSQGLSSRMVNVLLFLIIMVIYYIIAILAALISKGYLVTVIKTTVEGDSILPKWENWGNLAFKGFSLAIFTFILWLVFILILMIIGFLSAIFSIIGYSAGIQSPNLLSFLVMVGLGISAGITFLMYYVLALSNYATKERFGAFFEIKTLSKMMSWKLLGVLITMVVIAGILFVPVIIMYFFTMAFVGNPVLFIIFIVITLLLVVVLVGISSFYLSRCLGIYYKSKLENKPEFNNIEDNVKI
- a CDS encoding DUF5591 domain-containing protein translates to MLEPLMYDIGRICKETIEVEDGKKTESEIKMGITPKIIDEDYLTSLKSNNTDNTDNKDNILKIPFDCPESLKNTILNLNINNNINNNDKIEIINFGKDISKNLDDIDPNKELYIIVDILQMISRKELINIIPKIREKISPNAGIYVPNVLPAQVPLLVYMGVDYFDYGAVDYYSAMGYQLSKNRQYKISNVKNELSNNNNNNNNNNKENNKESALKFHNRQIMDAVIEETLYCIENQKLRNLVEETTISDPYLRANYRRYVPDLRNIPLSTENKLIVTMDEVKIPEVKKYIERAVNYTPFSNLIVLLPCSSKKPYSLSKSHQKFIGAINSIKTPVDELILTSPYGIVPRALELSVKYDIPVTGEWSADEVEFINENLAKYLKNAKNKFSNDEATKKGLKVIAHLPDHYLEILDMERMNSILTDEDEFIISSINGNPTTNDSISNLKAILKDLEIKMREEQKLNAISKRENSEKSEETNNNANENNNNNNNNNVDNTEKPLRFTRRGQVIHNYQELAKFQFGKNFIPNDVVVKGKHKKFFIKQNGKEVQICTLNDRKGLFVLTVNGGELLGKENWVELNFKAKKGSLFAPGFKDAQDIISVNDEVVIYYEDKYLGVGRALMNASEMKKATSGILLSIRHVFK
- a CDS encoding methanogenesis marker 16 metalloprotein, which encodes MENENCEKIIITVDELKKMVKNNEEDKINEVDIITCGTCGVMSGTMAIMHVPMDQKFRKAEKFTLNGINCNVGPCPNEYLGSVDITVNGTSHTEDYGAGFLFKDLIAGKEVIAKAYCDNKVYEKAINLSEIPTANLIGTRMAFKNYVALTNLGKPVNTIFHRIPLKKGEASFSGCGEYNPLQNMNTEYSNLFGKKILLNGSEGIVLGYGTRYAKEKPNLMISADMHTMDDYYIGGFHTSAGAEIYDTVAIPVEMNEKNKKYLMTIDDDIILPLTNVLGRELIKEATYGEAWNNADLRPKVDLTKCTENKYRNSETPLSKFCEAVALCPTKALENGIPSKDCFGCGICAKVCHEGVYSMKLNSIGGIPITCRQSDRVRALKLSKELKKRIEKGEFKL
- the mmp11 gene encoding methanogenesis marker protein 11; its protein translation is MNISYKKIIAMVDEQLDLVELVEEHPCPSGSEWMIYQYSRTSPNILSAWRDGNKHHYVFKLGKGELDLVPSLSAAGIEGISLNGDEVSITYAGLAGAGVGVGLRKDAENVISTEIIEKGGGSKLGKGVLITPMMEKLTVGIDDTDTKEEGATWVLANEVGQLIEQKGMGYYLDHTITQLFPGNPNKTQNCVSIALTFAVYPKYKYEVGKEIKKILKEKTLSNKTSIAVYCGITPSKSMRLYTLNAKREMVSIEDAKMVAMRNNIDIIEVTGNGGIIGAVAALGLSENHDMASKLPEDIVYKH